The following coding sequences are from one Plasmodium coatneyi strain Hackeri chromosome 11, complete sequence window:
- a CDS encoding Troponin c-like protein produces MEELAHEVELTSLFNKLSDGSKNVNIENALQIVYKLGYVPSKEDIDEFMHATNGICSLSNIKKFCEKVKLSSVSTDGLVDVFNHYDVNKTGKISKDQFKSLFTTVGSRMSNAEMDTIIRELCNEADQIDYKEFLNK; encoded by the exons ATGGAG GAACTGGCGCACGAAGTTGAGctaacttccctttttaataaattatct GATGGatcaaaaaatgtaaatatagAGAACGCCCTGCAGATTGTGTACAAGTTG gGTTATGTCCCTTCAAAGGAAGACATAGACGAATTTATGCACGCCACCAACG GAATATGTTCCCTgtcaaatataaaaaagttttGCGAAAAAGTGAAGTTGTCTAGTGTCTCCACGGATGGATTAGTCGACGTATTTAACCATTACGATGTTAAT aaaacaggCAAAATTTCCAAGGATCAGTTTAAGTCACTCTTCACCACTGTTGGGTCAAGAATGTCCAATGCAGAAATGGATACAATTATCAG GGAGCTGTGCAACGAGGCGGACCAAATTGATTACAAGGAGTTCCTCAACAAGTAA